The genomic segment CCGAGGCCTGACCGATCCGGCCGGGGATCCGCTCGGCGGGCACACCCGATCCGAGCAGCTCGCCGGCCCGCCGGTTTCGCGAGCCCGATGCGAGCACGGTCGCGGTGAGATCGCCGACGCCGGCGAGACCCGAGAAGGTCTCGAGGCTGCCGTTCTTGGCCAACGCGTAGTCGACGCACTCGCGCCAGATCCCGGCCGCGGCGATGCCCGCCGCGTTCATCCCGTAGCCCTCGGCGGCCGCGGCGGCGAGGGTGGCGGCGTTCTTGGCCACCCCGGCCATCTCCACGCCGACGACGTCGTCCGAGCGCTCGCAGACGAGACCGGCGCGGTCGAACACCTCGCCGAGCTGGACCCGTAGGTCCGAGTCACGCGAGGCGAGGACGAGCGCCGCCATCCCCGAGACCGCCTCGCGGGCGTGCGCGGGTCCGCCGAGCGAGGCGATCGCGCGGGCACGGACGCGCTCGGCCACGTAGCTGTGGGGCAGTGCGCCCATCGGGGCGACCATCCCCTTCGAGAGCAGCAGGACCGAGGTGCGCTGGCCGATCTGGTCGGCGAGCGAGCCGACGACGGCCGGCAGCGACTTCGAGGGAACCGCGAGGCAGATCAGGTCGAGGCCGGCGAGCTCGATGTCGCCGGCGCGGCGGACGTCGAGGGTCTCGGGCAGGTCGATGTCGGGCAGGTAGGCGGAGTTGCGACGCGTCTTCCGGATCTCCTCGGCGCGCTCCTCGGTGCGGGTGCCGAGCTGCACCTCGAGGCCGCCCCGGGCCAGCAGGACGGCGACCGCGGTGCCCCAGCTCCCGGCGCCGATGACCGCCGCCTTTCGCATCGACGGCAGACCGCCGAGCCACTCCCACTGGAGCTCGATGTTGGGCCAGATCCGTTCGGTGACCGACGCCGCGAGCGCCGGCGAGGGGCGTTCGGTCTGCGGGAAGCTCATCGGGCGACCGGCGCGGAGCTTGACCTTGCGCGGGCGGATCCGCCAGCCGTTTCGGACATGCTCGGAGCCCATCACCGCGACCGGCAGGACCTGGGCACCGGCCTCGAGCGCGAGCCTTCCGACGCCGCGCTTAGGGCGCGCGAGGGCTCCGCTTCGGATTCGCGTCCCCTCGGGGAATATGACGACGGTCCCACCGCGGCGGACGGCGAGCTCGGCAGTCTTCATCGCCGTCTCGTCGGACTGGCCGCGGCGGATCGGGAACGCCCCCAGACGCGACAGGAACCAGCCCTGGAGCGGCTTCTCGAACAGCTCGACCTTGGCGACGAACTGGATCTGGCGCCGCCACGGCAGCAGCGCGCCGATCACGAACGGGTCGAGGAAGCTGCGGTGGTTCGAGGCCACGATCATCCCGCCCTCGACCTTCGCGTGCTCGCGACCCGTGCGCTGGAGCCGGAACCAGATCAGGAAGAACGGGACGAACAGAAGCCGCACGACGGTGTAGAGGATCCGGTTGACGCCGTGCTCACGCGCGTAGGCGTGGTAGGCGTCGAAGCGCTCCTGGCTGATGACGTCATCGCGGCGCGGCGGCGCCGAGCGCTTTGGCTCCTCGTCCATCTGGACGAGGTACACGCTCTCGGAGGGCCAGTTACGTCGGCTGCGAAAACCGCGTCAGCGACCGCCCGCGGGGCCGTCGATCGCCCGATCGACCAGCGCTCGCAGCTCCTCCTCGCCGGGCGGATCGGCGATCAGCTCGAGCTGGCGTGAGCGCCCGAGGACGGCCTCGACGACGTCCGCCGCGCGGTCGGGCCGTTCGGCGAGCGCGCGAAGTCCCGGCGTCCCCCCGGCGAGCTCGCGGAGCCGGCCCGCAACCGCCTCCGCGGCGCCCGCGACGCCGAGCGCGTCGCCCAGGGCGTGGATCGCGGCCGGGGCGCGGTCGGCCATCGACTCGACCACCAGCGGCAGGACCACGGCGTTCGTCTCGGCGTGCGGCGAGCCGACCGTGTGAACGAGGCTCTGGCTGACGACGTGGTGGAACGAAAGCGACGTTCCGTCGAGCGCGTAGCCACACAGCAGCGCGCCGAGGCCGAGCTCGTCGTGGTCGAAGCCTCCCCCGGCGACGGCATCCAGTCCCGAGGCGATGAACCTGACCCCCTCGGCCGCCGCCAGCGAGGAGACCGGGTTCGCGATCCGCACCCAGAGGGCCTCGGCGGCGTGCGCGACCGCGTTCATCGCGCTCGCGCGGAGCGTCGCCTCGGGGGCCGAGTCGAGTGCCGCCGGGTCCCAGAGGACGAGCCTCGGGCGAACCATCGAGCCGGAGCGGCCCTCCGGCATCCGGTGGACGGCGGTCATCTCGGCGCCCGACAGGGTCGTCGGGAGCGCGGCCGCCGCGCCACGGCCACGGGCCGCGACGACGGCTTTGGCGGAGTCGATGAGACGCCCGCCGCCGAACGCGACGAGCAGGTCCGGGAGCTCTGATTCGACCAGCGGCGCCGAGAGCTCGGCGACGGGGCCGGGGCCGAGCTGGACGACCTCGGTCGCGCCCTCGCCGACGCCGGGCGGCAGCGCGGATGCGGCGCGCGGCGAACAGAGCACCGCGTAAGGCTCGTCCCGGTCGGAGAGGATCTCGGCCGCGCGGTCGTGGCAGGCGCGCCCGAAGACGACCCGCCGCTCGCCGTCTCGCCAGTCGAACCCACCCGAGGGGTCGAGACCGGGCAGCAGCGCGCGTGTGTCGATGTCGGTCAAGAGCCCGGAGCGGGAGTCGAACCCGCAACCTCCGCTTTACAAGAGCGGCGCTCTGCCAATTGAGCTATCCGGGCCGGCGGTCGGGGGCCTGCGCCCCCTCGACCTCACGGCAGCGTACGCACGGGCGGGAGAGGATCGCCCGGCGCTCCGCGCCGCTCGGAGCCGGCGCGGTCGCTCAGGCGAAGACCGCGCGCGAGCTCAGATGCTGGGAGACCTTGCGCTTGACCCGCTGGAGGGCGTTGTCGACCGTCTTCGTGTCGCACTCGAGACGCTCCCCGATCAGCTCGTAGGAGAGCCCGTCGAGGTAGAGCGACAGGACGCGGCTCTCGAGGTCGGAGAGGACGCTCGACAGGCACGAGACGAGTGCACCCAGCTCCTCGCTGGCGATGACCCGCTGCGAGGGCTCCTCGCTCGACGGCCCGGGGAGCAGATCCTCGAGCGTCGTCTCCGCGTCGGACGAGGCCGCCGGCGTCTGCGCGAACGAAACGCACTGGTTGAGCGGAGCGTGCTTGTTGCGGCTCGCTGTCTTGACCGCGGTGATGATCTGGCGTGTCACGCAGAGCTCGGCGAAGTTGCGAAAGCTCGACTCGCGGTCGGGCCGGAAGTCGCGGATCGCCTTGTAGAGCCCGACGAGGCCCTCCTGGATCAGGTCCTCCGAGTCGCCCCCGAGCAGGAAGTACGACGAGGCCTTGAGCCGCACGAAGCTGCGGTAACGGCGGACGAGCCGCTCGTAGGCATCGGGACTGCCCTGCTTGGCGAGCGTGACCAGATAGTGGTCATCAAGCTCGAGTTGAGGTTCAGCCTGTCTGCGGCTGGGTACTGATGCCGGCGAAGCGGCCATTGTGGCACGGGAAAATGGGGTCACTGGGTCCTCCAGATGGTGGATTATCCGGTGACGCCTCCACCTCCCCTGGCGGGCGTCCTCTCCTCAGGGCGACGCTCGGTCTCGCTCGACCTTAACTTCACCCTTATGTTCGGCGAGACTATGCCGCAAGGCGTTGTTCTGTCAACTCCTGCCCGCGAGAAGTGCAACCGCGGTTGCAGATCTCGGCTTCCGTCCGGGCCCGGAGCTACGGGTTCGCGCGCTGGCGCAAGGCTTCGAAAACGAGCGCGGAAGCCGCGGTCGCCAGGTTGAGCGAGTCGATGGCCCCACCCCCCGGCAGCGACACGAGTCCGTCGCATCCCTCGCTCACCCGCGGACGCAGCCCGCGCTCCTCGGAGCCGATCACGATCACGGCGCGGCCGGTGAGGTCGGCCTCCCAGGCCCGCTGGGGGGCATCAGCCGCGGCGCCGAAGACCCATCCGCCGGCGTCGCGGGCCGAGGCGAGCCAGTCGGCGAGGTTGCGCACGCGAGCAATGGCCAGGTGCTCCACCGCGCCCGCCGAGGCCTTGCACACGGCGGCGGTGACCGACGCCGCGCGCCGCTCGGGGATCACGACCCCGGCCAGGCCCGCGAACCCCGCCACCCGGCAGGCAGCCCCGAGGTTCTGCGGGTCCTGGACCTCGTCGAGCGCCAGCACCAGGGCATCGGGCGCCTCGAGCAGCCGCGTGGGGTCTGCGTAGCGGTAGGGGTCGACCTCGGCGACGACCCCCTGGTGGTCGGGCGAGCCCGCGAGGCGTTCGAGCTCGGCGGCCGGCACGTCGGGTGCCTCCCATGTGCGGTGCACGCGGCGCGGCCCGCGTTCGGCCTCGGCGACGGCGCGGCGCCCGTAGACGCGCTCGAGATCGGCCACGACGTCGCCCTACAGCGGCCGCAGCTGCGGTCCGTCGGGCGTATCGGTGACCGCCCAGCCGAGCGCCGCGAGCTCGTCGCGGATCTCGTCGGCGCGGGCGAAGTCGCGTTCGGCTCGGGCGCGGTCACGCTCGGCGGCGAGCTCGGTGGCCCGCGCGTCGGCCTGCGGCGCGTCGACCGGCTCGGCGAGCGAGCCGAGGCCGAGGACGTCGAGCATCGACGCCACCGCCTCGTGGGCGCGGCCGATGGGCTCGCGTCGCGCCGCGGCGACGAGCGAGTGGATCTCGGCGAGCGCGCGGGGCGTGTTGAAGTCGTCGGCGAGCGCGGCCCGGAAGCGCTCGAGGTAATCCGCGACCTCCGGGCCCGCGTCCGGCGCCGCCGGCGCGGAGGCGAGGAACCCGCGCAGCCGCTCGACACGGTTCGCGGTCGCGTCGAGCTCGGCCTCGGAGAACGCGAGTGGCTGGCGGTAGTGGCCGGACAGCAGGAACATCACGATGGTCGCCGCGCCGTAGCGCTCGACCGCGTTGTGGAGCAGGAAGACGTCGCCCTCGGACTTCGACATCTTGCGCTCGCCGGCCTGGACCATGCCGTTGTGCATCCAGATCCGGGCAAGCGGGCGCCCGCGCGCGGCGGCGGTCTGCGCCTCCTCGTTCTCGTGGTGGGGAAAGATCAGGTCGGAGCCGCCGCCGTGAATCGAGATCTCGGTGCCGAGCAGCGCCTCGGCCATCGCCGAGCACTCGATGTGCCACCCCGGCCGGCCCGGCCCCCACGGTGAATCCCAGCTCGTGTCCTCACCGGGCTTCGTCGCCTTCCAGAGCGCGAAGTCGAGGCGATCGCCCTTGAGCTCCGCCGCGCCCGCCTCCTCGCCCTGGTCCATCTCGTCGGGCGAGCGGTTCGACAGCGCGCCATAGGCGGGGAAACTGCGGACCTTGAAGTAGACGTCGCCGCTCGACTCGTAGGCGTTGCCGGACTCGATCAGCGCCTCGATCAGCGCGATGATCTCGCCGACCGTCCGGGTCGCGAGCGGTTCGGCGTCGGGGCGGCCGAGACCGAGCGCGTCGGTGTCGGCGACGTAGCTCGCGGTCATCCGCTCGGCGAACGCGGCCGACCCCTCCCCCGCCTCGCGCGCCGCGTCGTAGATCTTGTCGTTGACGTCGGTGACGTTGATGACGAGACGGGGTTCGTAGCCCTCGGCCTCGAGGAACCGCCGCAGGACGCTGAAGACGACGTACGGGCGCGCGTTGCCGATGTGGATCCGGTCGTAGACGGTCGGACCGCAGGCGTAGATCCCTACGGTGCCGTCCGAACCCGGCTCGAGCACGGCCGGAGCCCCGCTCATCGTGTCCCTGATCCTCACCTCACGCATCGCCGGGCGATGCTACGCGGAAGCGCGTTACGACAGGTCCTTCTTGAGCACCTTGCCGGTTGTGTTCCTCGGCAGCTCGTCGATGAACTCGACCTCGCGCGGGACCTTGTAGTTCGAGAGGTTCGACTTGACGTGCTGCTTGACGCCGTCCTCGTCGAGCGACCCGCTCGACGTCAGGACGACGAAGGCCTTGAGGCGCTGGCCGTACTCGTCGTCCTCGACGCCGATCACCGCGACCTCGCTGACGTCGTCGTGGTCGGAGAGCAGGTCCTCGACCTCGCGCGGGAAGACGTTCTCGCCGCCCGAGACGATCATCTCGTCGTCGCGACCGTCGATGAACAGCCGCCCGTCCTCGTCGAAGTGCCCGACGTCGCCCGAGGACAGGAGCCCCTCGAGGTCGTCCTTGTTGCCACCGCCGGTATAGCCCTCGAAGGCCATCTCGTTGCCGACGAAGATCCGCCCGGTCTCGCCCGACTCGACCTCGTTGTCGTCCTCGTCGACGATCTTGATCACGGTCCCGTGCGGCGGCTTGCCCGATGTCCCGGGCGCGGCGCGCAGGTCCTCGGGCGTCGCGATCGAGGCCCAGGCGACCTCGGTTGAGCCGTAGAGGTTGTAGAGGTTGTCGCCGAACTGATCCATCCAGCGCTTCGCGAGCTCGCCCGGGAGCGCGGATCCACTCGCGGCGGTCACCCGGAGCTTCGAGCAGTCGTACTTGTCGAGCGTCTGCGAATCGAGCTCGAGGATCCGCTGCATCATCACCGGGACGACGACGAGCGCCGTGGCATCGGCCTTGTCGACGAGCTCGACCGTCCCCTCGGGGTCGAAGCGGCGACGCAGGTGGATCGTCGACTCGAGCGCCATCGCGAGCGAGAAGTGGACGAAGCCCCACGAGTGGAAGAGCGGCGCCGCGATCACGGTCGGCTCGTGCGCCTTCAGCGGGATCTTCGAGAACAGCGCGGCCAACGGGCTCAGGGACGCCGGCGCCGAGCGCTGTGCGCCCTTCGGCGTCCCGGTCGTGCCTGATGTGAGGATGATGAACCGAGGCGGCTTGCCCGGAGGCGAGAGGTCGTCGGCCGAGCCGCGCTCGATCAGCTCCTCGAGCGTCGTGTCGGTCTTCGCGTGCTCCTCGGCCTCAGCGACCTCGTCCTCGGAGGGCTCGTCCTCGCCATCGCCGGCCGCGTCGCCCGAGTCCTCCTCGCCGGGGACGCCGGAGGAGTCCTCCTCGTCATCATCGGTGTCGGTGTCGGTCGACCCCTCGCCGGAGGCGCCGGAATCGGTGTCGTGATCCGCGTCGCGCCAGGCGATGTAGCGCTTGAGGTCCTTGCTCGCCTCGGCCAGCAGACCGGCGAACTCCTCGTCGTAGACCAGCGCGACCGGCTCCTCGCGCTCGACCACGCCCTTGAGCTGCGGCGCCGCGAAGCCCGTGTTCATGTAGAGCGCGGTCGCTCCGAGCTTTGCGATCGCGACCGTCGCCTCGACGAAGCCGCGATGGTTGCGGCACATGATCGCGACGCCATCCCCGGCGCTCACGCCCTCCTCGGCGAGAGCGTTGGCGAGCTTGTTCGTCCGCTCCTGGACCTCGGCGTAGGTCAGCTCGCCGATCTCGTCGGAGATCATCACGTTGTCGGCGGCCTTGATCGAGCCGACCGCGACGCCCGTCGCCGGCGAGGCGCCCCACTGGATCAGGGTCTTCAGGACCCGCAGGTCCTTGCCGGGACCGGCGAGGGTGATGATGCCGGCGTCTCGTAGCTGCTTGAGGACGAACGGGACCCCAGAGACCGGGCCCAGAGGCCCGAGATTGATTCCGCCAACCGACTTCCCGATCTCGCTCATTCCCTCACCGTCTCTCGCCCGACACCCCGCAGCGTCGCGCAGCCTATTCGAGGCTGCGCGCCAGATGCGCACTTGTCCGCCGGCCTGGGGTGACATGCGTTCAACCAGCCGTTCTCATCCCGACTTGCCTCGCGGGTCGATACTGGACTGACGAACGGATCCGGTGGGTGGATACGGATGGGAGGCCCCACGATGGAAGTTTCCGAGATCAGCGCGCGGCACCGCAGGATGTGGGCGTCCGGCGACTACCCGGAGATGGTCGAGACGTTCCTGTTGCCGCTCGGGCCACAGCTCGTCGACGTCGCGGGGATCGGCCCGGGAATGAGCGTCCTCGACGTCGCCGCGGGGACCGGGAACGCCTCGCTGCCGGCGGCGGAGACGGGCGCCGAGGTCGTCGCGAGCGACCTCACCCCGGAGCTGCTCGAGGTCGGCCGACGGCGCGCCGAGGCGGCCGGGCTCGAGCTTCGCTGGGAGGAGGCCGACGCTCAGGACCTGCCGTTCGGCGACTCCGAGTTCGACGTCGTCATCTCGGCGATCGGGGCGATGTTCGCGCCCTTCCACGAGCAGGTCGCCGACGAGCTCGTCCGCGTTTTGAAGCCCGGCGGGACCCTCGGTCTGCTCAGCTGGACCCCCGAGGGAATGATCGGCGGCCTGTTTCGGACGATCGGCCAGTTCGCTCCGCCGCCGCCGCCGGGAGCGCAGCCGCCGCCGCTCTGGGGTGGCGAGGGCCACCTGCGCGAGCTGTTCGGCGATCGCATCGAATGGCGCACGCTCGAGCGCCGGACGCTCGAGGTCGACGCCTTCGGGCAGGCGCGGGAGTTCGGCGAGCACTTCAAGGCCTACTACGGGCCGACGATCGCGGCGCGCGCGAACGCGGAGGCCAACGGTCGCGCCGAGGAGTTCGATGCGGCGCTCGACGCGTTCTGCCACGAGTGGAACCGCGGCAGCGACGATTCGGCGCGGTTCGAGATGGAGTTCCTGCTCGCCGTCGGTACGCGGACCTAGACGGCGCGGACCGGCTCAGCCGCCGACGTCGACCAGCGCGACCGCTATCGCGGCGACCCCCTCGCCGCGCCCGATCCAGCCCATGCCCTCGTTCGTCGTCGCCTTGACGGAGACGGGGGCGCCGGTGAGCTCAGACAGCGTCGCCTCGATCCGCCCGCGGTGAGGGCCGAGCTTCGGCTCCTCGGCGACCAGGGTCAGATCGGCGTTGACCAGCTCGGCGCCGGCGCAGATCTCCCCGAGCGTGGCCCGGAGCAGGTCGGAAGAGTCGGAGTCGCGCCAGCGCTCGTCGCTCGGCGGGAAGTGGGTGCCGATGTCGCCCTCGCCGCAGGCGCCGAGGATCGCGTCGATCAGCGCGTGGATCAGGACGTCGGCGTCCGAGTGCCCGGCGAGACCGCGATCGTGCTCGATCCGCACGCCGCCGAGCACCAGCGGGCGCCCGGACTCGAAGCGGTGCGAGTCGTAGCCGCTGCCGATCCGAAGGCTCATCCGACCGGCTCCGTGCGGCGCTCGCGACCGCGGAACGTCGCGATCTCCGTGACGCCCCAGCGCTCGAGCGCGGCGAGCCCCTGCTCGTATCCGAAGCCGATCTCCTGCGGGCGATGGGCGTCGGAGGACAGGCAGAAGACGGCGCCGGCGTCGACCAGCATCTCGCCCAGCGCCTCGCCCGGGTAGATCTCGCCGACCGGCTTCCGCAGCCCGGCCGTCGAGATCTCGACCGCGACCCCGGAGTCCGCGACGGCCGCCGCGAACGGCTCGTAGAAGAAGCGCGGGTCGCGTTCGGGGACCGGACGCTTCGCGCCCCACATCTTGACGAGGTCGGGGTGGGCGATGACGTCGAAGAGGCCTGAGCGCGCGGACTCGGCGAGCAGCTCGAAGTAGCGCGACCAGATCCGCTCCGGATCCGGGTTCGAGGCCCAGACGTCGTAGTCGCCGTGGTCGAGCGCCTGATCGCCGTCCCCGAGGAAGTGGACGGAGCCGATGACGTAGTCGAGCTCGAGCGAGTCGAGCAGCGAGCCGATCCGGTCCTCTGCTCCGGCGACGAAGTCCGCCTCGATCCCGGCGAGCAGCTCGCTCTCGTGCAGGAAGTCCACGTAGCGCTCGATGTCGTCGACCGCCGATTCTCGCCACAGCTCGTGGTCCCAGATCTCGAGCGCGGCGGAGAAGCGGTAGATGTGCTCGGAGACGCCGAGGTCGGTGATGCCGGCGGTCTCGGCAGCCTCGCGATAGCGCTCGACGTTCGCCGGCGTGAAGTAGCGCTCGGCGGTCGCCGCGCGATCGTCGGCGCGCAGATGGACGTGGAGGTCGGTGAGCACGCGCCCATCAATAGCGAGTCCGCGCCGGAGTCCGAGCGTCCTGCGCCGCGAGCTCGCGTACTCTCGCGGCGTGATCCATCTCCGGATCGTTTGCCCCCGGGAGCTCTCCGAGCAGGCCCAGGAGATCCTCTCGGGGTCCGACAGCGCCTGCAACCTCGTCGTGGCCGAGGGCGCTGCGCGCAGACCGGAGGGCGACCTGATCCTCTGCGACGTCGCGAGAGAGGACGCGAGCGTGCTGATCGGCGAGCTTCGCGAGCTCGGGATCGGCGAGGACGGCTCGATCGCTCTCGACGACATGACCGCGCAGATCTCGCGCGGGGCCATTGAGGCCGAGAAGGCCGCTCGCGGGATGCCGTCCGACGCGATCGTCTGGGAGGAGATCGAGTCTCACACCTCCGAGGAGGTCGAGCTCTCGGCGACCTTCCTGGCCTTCATGGTCATCGCGATCTCGATCGCCGCCGTCGGGATCATCACCGACCAGATCGTGCTGATCATCGGTGCGATGGTCGTCGGCCCCGAGTTCGGTCCGCTTGCGGCGCTGGCGGTCGCGGTCGTCGAGCGTCGCGGCGACCTCGCCCGCAAGTCGACGTTGGCTCTCCTCGTCGGATTCCCACTCGGGATCGCCGTCGCGGTCGCCGGGACGCTCGTGCTGGACGCGGTCGGCCTGATCCCGGCGAACTTCGAGTCGTCGACCCAGGAACAGACCGGCTTCATCGCCCATCCCGACGCCTTCAGCGTCGTCGTCGCATCGCTCGCCGGGATGGCGGGCGTGCTGTCGCTCACCAGCGCGAAGT from the Thermoleophilia bacterium SCSIO 60948 genome contains:
- a CDS encoding NAD(P)-binding domain-containing protein, which encodes MDEEPKRSAPPRRDDVISQERFDAYHAYAREHGVNRILYTVVRLLFVPFFLIWFRLQRTGREHAKVEGGMIVASNHRSFLDPFVIGALLPWRRQIQFVAKVELFEKPLQGWFLSRLGAFPIRRGQSDETAMKTAELAVRRGGTVVIFPEGTRIRSGALARPKRGVGRLALEAGAQVLPVAVMGSEHVRNGWRIRPRKVKLRAGRPMSFPQTERPSPALAASVTERIWPNIELQWEWLGGLPSMRKAAVIGAGSWGTAVAVLLARGGLEVQLGTRTEERAEEIRKTRRNSAYLPDIDLPETLDVRRAGDIELAGLDLICLAVPSKSLPAVVGSLADQIGQRTSVLLLSKGMVAPMGALPHSYVAERVRARAIASLGGPAHAREAVSGMAALVLASRDSDLRVQLGEVFDRAGLVCERSDDVVGVEMAGVAKNAATLAAAAAEGYGMNAAGIAAAGIWRECVDYALAKNGSLETFSGLAGVGDLTATVLASGSRNRRAGELLGSGVPAERIPGRIGQASEGLDSLPLIAETVAGAGVSAPGLEGLASLIAGEIDPQEWVAGLRRAERERRAA
- a CDS encoding cysteine--tRNA ligase, which translates into the protein MREVRIRDTMSGAPAVLEPGSDGTVGIYACGPTVYDRIHIGNARPYVVFSVLRRFLEAEGYEPRLVINVTDVNDKIYDAAREAGEGSAAFAERMTASYVADTDALGLGRPDAEPLATRTVGEIIALIEALIESGNAYESSGDVYFKVRSFPAYGALSNRSPDEMDQGEEAGAAELKGDRLDFALWKATKPGEDTSWDSPWGPGRPGWHIECSAMAEALLGTEISIHGGGSDLIFPHHENEEAQTAAARGRPLARIWMHNGMVQAGERKMSKSEGDVFLLHNAVERYGAATIVMFLLSGHYRQPLAFSEAELDATANRVERLRGFLASAPAAPDAGPEVADYLERFRAALADDFNTPRALAEIHSLVAAARREPIGRAHEAVASMLDVLGLGSLAEPVDAPQADARATELAAERDRARAERDFARADEIRDELAALGWAVTDTPDGPQLRPL
- the rlmB gene encoding 23S rRNA (guanosine(2251)-2'-O)-methyltransferase RlmB encodes the protein MADLERVYGRRAVAEAERGPRRVHRTWEAPDVPAAELERLAGSPDHQGVVAEVDPYRYADPTRLLEAPDALVLALDEVQDPQNLGAACRVAGFAGLAGVVIPERRAASVTAAVCKASAGAVEHLAIARVRNLADWLASARDAGGWVFGAAADAPQRAWEADLTGRAVIVIGSEERGLRPRVSEGCDGLVSLPGGGAIDSLNLATAASALVFEALRQRANP
- the sigH gene encoding RNA polymerase sporulation sigma factor SigH, coding for MAASPASVPSRRQAEPQLELDDHYLVTLAKQGSPDAYERLVRRYRSFVRLKASSYFLLGGDSEDLIQEGLVGLYKAIRDFRPDRESSFRNFAELCVTRQIITAVKTASRNKHAPLNQCVSFAQTPAASSDAETTLEDLLPGPSSEEPSQRVIASEELGALVSCLSSVLSDLESRVLSLYLDGLSYELIGERLECDTKTVDNALQRVKRKVSQHLSSRAVFA
- a CDS encoding DUF389 domain-containing protein, translating into MIHLRIVCPRELSEQAQEILSGSDSACNLVVAEGAARRPEGDLILCDVAREDASVLIGELRELGIGEDGSIALDDMTAQISRGAIEAEKAARGMPSDAIVWEEIESHTSEEVELSATFLAFMVIAISIAAVGIITDQIVLIIGAMVVGPEFGPLAALAVAVVERRGDLARKSTLALLVGFPLGIAVAVAGTLVLDAVGLIPANFESSTQEQTGFIAHPDAFSVVVASLAGMAGVLSLTSAKSGALVGVLISVTTIPAAGGIGVALALGEAGELAGSAAQLGINLGAILATSIIVLTVERINYERRRRRHDDSGPVRSKPPEKAAEGDPSPAEGTGD
- a CDS encoding histidinol-phosphatase, which produces MLTDLHVHLRADDRAATAERYFTPANVERYREAAETAGITDLGVSEHIYRFSAALEIWDHELWRESAVDDIERYVDFLHESELLAGIEADFVAGAEDRIGSLLDSLELDYVIGSVHFLGDGDQALDHGDYDVWASNPDPERIWSRYFELLAESARSGLFDVIAHPDLVKMWGAKRPVPERDPRFFYEPFAAAVADSGVAVEISTAGLRKPVGEIYPGEALGEMLVDAGAVFCLSSDAHRPQEIGFGYEQGLAALERWGVTEIATFRGRERRTEPVG
- a CDS encoding AMP-binding protein; translation: MISDEIGELTYAEVQERTNKLANALAEEGVSAGDGVAIMCRNHRGFVEATVAIAKLGATALYMNTGFAAPQLKGVVEREEPVALVYDEEFAGLLAEASKDLKRYIAWRDADHDTDSGASGEGSTDTDTDDDEEDSSGVPGEEDSGDAAGDGEDEPSEDEVAEAEEHAKTDTTLEELIERGSADDLSPPGKPPRFIILTSGTTGTPKGAQRSAPASLSPLAALFSKIPLKAHEPTVIAAPLFHSWGFVHFSLAMALESTIHLRRRFDPEGTVELVDKADATALVVVPVMMQRILELDSQTLDKYDCSKLRVTAASGSALPGELAKRWMDQFGDNLYNLYGSTEVAWASIATPEDLRAAPGTSGKPPHGTVIKIVDEDDNEVESGETGRIFVGNEMAFEGYTGGGNKDDLEGLLSSGDVGHFDEDGRLFIDGRDDEMIVSGGENVFPREVEDLLSDHDDVSEVAVIGVEDDEYGQRLKAFVVLTSSGSLDEDGVKQHVKSNLSNYKVPREVEFIDELPRNTTGKVLKKDLS
- a CDS encoding iron-containing alcohol dehydrogenase, with protein sequence MTDIDTRALLPGLDPSGGFDWRDGERRVVFGRACHDRAAEILSDRDEPYAVLCSPRAASALPPGVGEGATEVVQLGPGPVAELSAPLVESELPDLLVAFGGGRLIDSAKAVVAARGRGAAAALPTTLSGAEMTAVHRMPEGRSGSMVRPRLVLWDPAALDSAPEATLRASAMNAVAHAAEALWVRIANPVSSLAAAEGVRFIASGLDAVAGGGFDHDELGLGALLCGYALDGTSLSFHHVVSQSLVHTVGSPHAETNAVVLPLVVESMADRAPAAIHALGDALGVAGAAEAVAGRLRELAGGTPGLRALAERPDRAADVVEAVLGRSRQLELIADPPGEEELRALVDRAIDGPAGGR
- a CDS encoding 2-C-methyl-D-erythritol 2,4-cyclodiphosphate synthase yields the protein MSLRIGSGYDSHRFESGRPLVLGGVRIEHDRGLAGHSDADVLIHALIDAILGACGEGDIGTHFPPSDERWRDSDSSDLLRATLGEICAGAELVNADLTLVAEEPKLGPHRGRIEATLSELTGAPVSVKATTNEGMGWIGRGEGVAAIAVALVDVGG
- a CDS encoding class I SAM-dependent methyltransferase; the encoded protein is MGGPTMEVSEISARHRRMWASGDYPEMVETFLLPLGPQLVDVAGIGPGMSVLDVAAGTGNASLPAAETGAEVVASDLTPELLEVGRRRAEAAGLELRWEEADAQDLPFGDSEFDVVISAIGAMFAPFHEQVADELVRVLKPGGTLGLLSWTPEGMIGGLFRTIGQFAPPPPPGAQPPPLWGGEGHLRELFGDRIEWRTLERRTLEVDAFGQAREFGEHFKAYYGPTIAARANAEANGRAEEFDAALDAFCHEWNRGSDDSARFEMEFLLAVGTRT